GAAAGGCCTAGGGAAGTTCCTCATTCAGATCCTGCAGCTCATGGCCAACAGGTAAGGGCTGCTGCACAGCTAGGGGAGGAAGCCACTGATCTGGGCTTTCTTGGAGGAAAGGGGCATCTAGTCCCTGTCAGAAGGCTGGCCTGCTTGGCTGTGGCTCCAGGTTAGAGGCAGATGGGGCAGACCCCTGACACTGGGGCACTCTGACCAACCTGCAGACCTCTGCAggctggaggagggacagagaggaggccTGACCTTAGTCtctgttctgtgttgttttgttgatgtgctatgttgttgttgttgctggagacagggtttttctgtgtaaccctggctctcctggaactcacagagatccccctgcctctgcctcccaagtactggggttaaaggcgtgcgccactaacACTGGCTTccaacttgttttttattttgatatggggtatgggtgtttttcctgtgtgtatgtgtgtgcaccgtgtTTGTGCTTGGTGCCTTTGAAGGCCTGGGGAGGGCATCGGATTCCTTAGAACTAGGGTTGCAGATGGCTATGCATTGCTGTGTCAGGGCTGAAGATTaaaccccaggtcctctgcgagaacaACCAGTGTTCCTAACCCCTGAGATGTTCCTccaaaccttgtgtgtgtgtgtgtgtgtgtgtgtttaagatatatcttgggggggctggagagatggctcagaggttcagaggttaagagcactggctgctcttccagaggtcctgagttcaattcccagcaaccacatggtggctcacaaccctctctagtgggatctgatgccctcttctggcataaagacatacatgcagctaGAGtactcatacatttaaaaatcaaacaaacaaatatatattttattttacatatctttgtgtgtatatgcatgtctgccatgtgagtgcagtgcctgaagaggccagaagggtATGGAATACTCTAGATCTTGAGTTGCAGGAGGGTGGGTGTGAGCCACCCTGCGGCTGGAaaatgaactctggtcctctggaagagcggaagtgttcttcactgctgagccatctctctagccccttgatTCTGTTTCTGAAAGATGCTCACTCTGCTCTCTTTCAGCACACAGATGAAGAAGGTGATGTTAACTGTATTTAAACACAATCATGGCGCCTATCAGTTCTTCCGAGAGGCACTGCAGTAAGGAGCAAGGCTCTGGTGTGGTCCTGGGTGGTTAGGGTACTCCCTCTGCTGCTTCCCAAGCGCCTGCTTGTCCTCTCCCCGATCTGTCGGTGGTCTGGGGATTGGGGTTTGTGAGATGGTGTGCCAGTGTCCTTTGACTTGGTCCCTGTGCCTGCTCCAGAGGTCACAGAAGTGCTGTAGACGTTGGCAGCTCGGGAGCAAAGCCAGCAGCCAACACTTGTCCTGTCTGTGTTGCAGGTTTGAAATTGATGACTCTTCCCCTAGCATGTCTGGTTGCTGTGGGGAGGACTGCTCCTACGAGATACTGAGCCGGAGGACCAAGTTTGGGGACAGTCAGCATTCCCACACAGGCGGGCACTGTGGTGGCTGTTGCCACTGAACTCCCAGAACCACTTGCAAGTGAAGTCACTCTCCTTAGGCCTGTCCTCTTCCCTGGTCTTAAGCCACTTGCCAGGTacccctggagctgtgggtgtCTTAGCCCTGCATGAGCCAGCGTACCCTGGGGAGCAGTGACCCCTGCTGCCTTTCCACCCCCTCCTGGAAAAGCAGAGTTCTAGGAGGGGACACAGGGAGAGGGTGCTGTGAGAAGGATGATCGCTTGGCCACTGAGCCCATCCTTGTTCAGTGGCTGCCTCCTTGATTAGCTCTTGGGCCCCTAAAATGGAAGGTTCCCCACTTGTCTGCAGCTGGATTCCTGACAGGGCCCCACACCATGCTCCATATGGACAATTGGAATGTTTATACCCACCTTTGTGAAAGACCTGGAGTCTTCTGGTCCCCAGAAAGGATTGGATGCAGATCTGGGTACACACAGCCCTTGGATATTTTTACTCTGGGAACCAAGTACTCTCCTGGAGACCATGTAGCTCTTTGATGCCAAGATGCAGGGGTTCGTGCCGTGTTCTCATAGAGCCACAGGGTGGAGTCTCGGGACCAGCCAACTTCAGGGGGAGACTGTGTCTCATCACTGTCAGTatggcaggaagaccaggaagaGCTGTCTGTCAGTCTCTTCCGTTTGCCGAAGGGATGCGGCATCTCTGGGCCTTTGGATTTTGCTGCATTTCTCCTGATCTTGACTCAGCCTTTTTACTCAAGAAGGAAGTCACAGTCCTGCCTGTTCTCACCTCTGACTTCAGCCCAGATACCTCTGTTCTTAGTCTCAAGGGGAGTAACATCAGGGAACCCCTCTTCTTCCCCAGAAggaccatttcctcctcctcttggtGCTGATAGCTCTCTGGAGGGGTTCCCCCCCAGTCTGAGGAGCCCCAGCCAGCAGCAGGCCCTTTGCCTGTTTCCCCTAGCCCTGGCCCTCACTGCCTCAGTGAGGCACTTGTGCCACTGTCCTGGCCCCGCTGGGATACATCAGGAATGCCTttcagtggctcacagctgctttTCTGTTACTGGTGTCACCCTACAGTGGCAGGCCGGAGCCAGAAGGCCTTCCTCTTCATAGGATGAAGAGATGCAGGCTTAGAACTTGAACTCATCCTGACCTCTGGGCCATGTTCTTCCAAGGAAGCAAAACCAAATCCTCACCTAGGAACACACACCTGCCACTTCCCTGTTGCTGCCCTGGGGTCTGCCTTGGGCATGGCAGAGAGCTTACCTTTGATTGCTCTGAGACTCTTGCTGACCTCAGAGTCTGctcacccctgcctgcctgcctggctgtcctggcaaaTCTCCCCACAGCAGTCGCCTCTCAACAAGATCCATGCTTGCGTGGTAGCCTGGGCATGGAGGGACCTTTTTGCCATGACCTGCCCTCTTTTGAGCATCCCTTGCTGTTCTTAGCCCTGTCAGCCTCGCCTTGGAGAGGGCCTTGCAGCTTTACACTGGAATAGGTCTACCGTTGCCTGGCCTACTAGATTCTGGGGCTATACCCCTGGTGAGAGTTGAAGCTGCCCAGAGGGGATTGGTAGGCTCCTTCCAAGAATCATGAAACATGGACATGCTTGGAAGAGTTATTCCTGATCCTCGTCTATCTTAGATCATGAATTTCTGATACCTCCCACTTAGGGGGACCAAAAGGAACCCCCAGTATAAGCCCCATGTGAGGTTAGTTGAGTGTCTTGTCTCCAGTCACTGGACACCTGGCACCGGGGCTCTCATGGTGCGTAGTGCCTGCCCTGCTCCTCACCCTCTGCAGGCCACATCCCAAAGGGCCCTTCAGGATCTCACTGGACCAGAGGGATGGTGGCCAAGACCAGCAGATCTGTGGGCGTTGAGCCCAGTGATTATCAGGCATATTTCATCTTCCACCCCTCCTCATGATTTTGAGAAACAGAAGGTCTAGCCTGCTGTACCAggctcttttggtttttgttcaggacatgttaaaatgtttttaaaggtttttgttttgtttagtaaaCCTATCCCATTTcaggttatttttgttgctgttgaatgTGTATGGTTCTTTTTAACACTttctggaggttttttttttttgtcgtctTAGCAGAAAGTTGGAAGATAAatttcttgttttatatattttttcctagaACTTATCACTGGAATCAAAGGGGGAAAAACTCTCTATCAGTTTTATTTGTACGTCATTAATAAAAGACACTTTGTTCAGATACTGGGATGGTATCCAGATGCTGGGTGCCATGGGCAGTGGGCGTCAGGCATTGGCTTTGGGAGGCACATGGTTGTACCAACCCCACGCCCTTCCTGAAAAGGAGCCTTGGGCAAGTGGAGCCCAAGTGCATGTGTTTGTACCATTTCCCAGAAGTTGCAGGGTGAGGTCGGGGATGTTCAGAATACTGTCTGCTTGGCATCCTGGAGCAGGCACTGAGCCAGGCACTGTGACTCTGGACATCAACACCCAGACATGAATTCAGTCCCCTGTGTGAGTTGAAGGATGAATTTTGTCCCTGTGTTTACTGCAATACTCAAGAGTATTCCTCATCAGTCTTCAACAAGGACTCTGAAGTCTCTCTTCAGACAAAAAGACCCAAAGAATGGGTCAGACCTCTGCAGCATGACTGGTAGAGTTGCGTGCTTGTTACCTAGGCTGGGCTCCTGCCAGGTACAGGCTCAGAGGCAGGAGGTGGTCCAGGGAACTGGAGCTCAGAAAAACTTCCTCTGGACAGAAGAGGGACTGTCTTCATACCCttggtcaggtgtggtggtaggTGAAAAAGTGTCACTGAGGTCCCTGACAGATCTGGAGTCCACACTAAGGGTCCAGAGGATACTAGGTACACCTCACACCAGGGGAAGGGTATGGCCAGGGTCCAGCTCACACTGAAGAGAACTGTAGTGCCTGCCCTGTGATTGCTCCCAAAGCTGGAAGCACTGTTCCATGTGAGGATGGTGATTTTTATCACCATTACAGGCCTGAAGGGGTTAACTGTCAGGGTCCCCTGCTTCCAAGTCCCAGATGGCTGCACTAGCATCTTGAGGCTTTTGGATCCTAGGGTGCCAGCCAGACAGCTGTGCCTGCAGGGGCAGGAGCAGACACTGTTGGCCCCTCTACATTGACACCTCATCGCCCCACCCAATAGCTGTGCTCCAGGGAGAGCAAACACCTCCAGGGCCCTGAGACACTGTCCCTTGCCCCACTCTGCCCTGTTTGCCTGCTTAGGTTCCTAGACCAACTCTTCCTAACAGTGAGCCAAAACCTGTCCTCCACCTTCTGGATTTTGCCAGGCTATTGTTTGGCCCCATATTGGGTATATCCTGAAACCATCCTGGTGTCTCCTGCTGTCACTGCCTAGGGAGTCAGTTTCCTGCggatgtaggaaggcccagctaCCTTCATCTTCAGTGAGAGCCACAGAGTAGGATTCTAAAGACCAATCCAGCTCTTCCGGCCAGCTTCCTGCAAGCACCCCTCCTACTAGCCCTAGGGTTCAGTGTCTGTACCTTTCAACATGCTGAGGAGAGTTCAGGCTAAGAAGACTGCAGAGCCAGCCTTGAGTTCCTTAGCAGCTCCAGGTCAGGTGCTTTGGGAGGTGGCTGAGGGCAGGAAGAGCAAAGGCACTTTTCAGTGACATTGGTCTCAGCATTTGCTGGGCCTGTGCCTTTTATAAACTGCAGTAAAGGACGCCTGGTGAGTCTCCAGACTGTCCAGTGATATCTTGGACCGGCTGAGATGGCCACTAGTCGTTCTGGTCAATGTCTATCCACCAGACATGCAGAGTAGAGGTATGAAGTGGATATCAGAGCTAGGGACCAGACCCCCTGCCCATTCTCAAGGCCTGCCATCTCTTCCTAGTGTCCTGTACAGGGAAGGGGGTGTGGTAGAAACAGCTTGGGCCCTTGAACCAGAGGCAGGATCTCAGGTAAGGGCCTTTTAACCCTTGCCACGGTGTAGAAGGGCCCAGCAGCATCTTGTTGGGCAATCACAGGTAAGGAATGGTGCTCCTTATCCTTGCAGGCTGCACAAACTACCCAGAGTACTAGAGGGTAAGAGAGTTTAAATGAGAACGTGCCCCATAGACTCGGaaatttgaatacttggttcccagttggtggtgctgtttggtacatttaggaggtgtggcctggctgAAGGATTGTGtcatgggggcaggctttgagcttTTGAGCTTTCAAAGCCAGGCACCGTTCTAATTTCTGGCTCTCTTCTGTGTGCTtggggatcaagatgtaagctcagCTTcttgctccagccaccatgcctctgCATGCTACTCTACatcatggcttttttttctcttctttcttttgagacagggtttctctgtgtagcttttggagcctgtcctggatctcactctgtagaccaggctggccttgaactcacaggaatctacctgcctctgcttcctgagtgctgggattaaaggcgagtgccaccaccgcccggcccatcaTGGCCATCATGGCTTTTAACCCTCTGGAACAGTAAGTCCAAATAAACTCAGTcttaagttaccttggtcatggtgttttagcacagctAGGAAAGTAATACAGGGATTTCTGTAGCTGGACATGGCTCATGcctgagatcccagcactcagggaggctgaagcaggaagactaccacaagtctgagaccagccttggctgcgcggggagttccaggccaatcaggaCTGCAAGAGAGATCCTgtattaaacaaaacaataactaaCAATGACAAAGCCTAATGTGGTGTGTATTCCTGTCATCcaccccagcactcgggtgacagaggcagaaggattgctgtaaACTGGATGCTAGCTTAGTTGtccacatagtaagaccttgtctcaaaaacttcaaaaaagcagcagctgggcatggtggtgcatgccttttaatcccagggaggcaaagacaggtagagctctgagttcaaggccagcctggtctacaaatcgagttccaggacagttaggactgttatacagagaaactacgtctcaaaaaacaaaaacaagccaggcatgggtggcgcatgcctttaatcccagcactcaggaggcagaggcaggtggatccctgtgagttcaaggccagcctggtctacagagtaagttccaggacaggcaccaaaactacacaggaaaccctgtcttgaaaaaacaaaagaatttcaaaaaaacaaaaggatacCCATCCAAAGTCCCTATTTGGTTGGAAACTtgatagtcaaggatgaccttgaatttctgattctcctgcgtctgcctcccaaatgctgggatgacaaggTCGGACCACCAAGTCAGGTTGATACAGTGCTGGGGAACAACCCAGGGCTGCCTTTGTGCGTGCTGTGCAGTCCTCTAACTTGAGCTGTAGTCCCAGTTCCTTGTCTTCAATCAAGGGTAAAACTGTAGACTCAAGGTGGTTATCAGTGTTATTTGAGACACCTCTCACTAGGTAGCTTTTCTGGTCtagaactccttctgtagaccaggctggcctcgaactcagagatctgcctgtctctgccgtCTAAGtattggggttaaaggcgtgcgccaccacactagCAGGTTATTTTTAGCTCTTCTTTTGAGGTAGACTCTCATGCTGGGATTATGCACGCACTGCCTGCCTTCTTACACAGgcgctgggaatctgaactcggTCTTCACATGTAattactgagctatctttcctCATCCTATTTACTTACTTTTGGGTAGCGGgcagtctgtcctggaacttgaggcAGTCTTTCTGGCTTGGTCTCATTTGCAAGGACTATAGTCATACGCCAGCACTGGGCCTTGCAGTCTGTGCTTTTACGCCTGGATTTTTCCTCCATACAATGCTCATGAGACCCTTTTTGAGAtagcagggtctcactctgtagaccagactggccttttactcacagagatccacctgcctctgcttcctgagtactgggattaaaggcgtgcactattgtgcctgttctttttaaaaaacaaaaacaaaactgtgtgtgggtgttttgcctacatgtatatctgtacacAGTGTGTatgcagtgctcacagaagccagaagaggacgtcagatcctctggaactggagttacagacacttgtgagctgctatgtgggtgatggaaattgaacctgggtcctctggaggagcagccagtgctctcaaccactgagccctctgtcttagggtttctattgctgtgaagagacaccacatctgggcagtagtggcacatgcctttaatcccagcatccaggaggcaaaggcaggcagatctctatgagttcaaggccagcctggtctacagagtgagttccaggaaaagttccaaagctacacagaaaaaccctgtcttgaaaaaaacaaaaagagacaccatgaccatggcaactctactaaaggaaaacatttaatgaaggTGGCAGCTtccgaggttcagtccattatcatcaccatgGGAGTGTGGCAGTAGCATACCAGCAGACTggtcctggaggaggagctgagagtcctacatcttgcaggcaacaggaagtggtctaagacactgggcagtttcttgagcatatgtgagacctcaaagcctgcctacacagtgacacacttcctccaacaagaccacactacttcaacaaggccacatcctaatagtgccactcctatgagattatgggggccaattacattcaaactaccacattctttCAAGCCCTTTTatcactggggactgaaccctaAATATTGTGCATTTTAGGTAAGTGCTGTACCACTAATCTAAGCCCCGGAACTTTTTAGGGTATGTTATATACACAGatatgtgtgggtacacatacttgtgtacacacaggtagaggtcagaggaagggaGACAAGATCCCtcactggggcctggagagatggctcagaggttaagagcactagctgctcttccagaggtcctaattcagttcccagcagctacttggtagctcacagccatctataataagatctggtgccctcttctggtggacaggcatacatgcagtcagaacactatatacataataaaaaaaatcttaaaaaaaaaatccctcactgaACAATATACTTTCCATTTTTACTAGGCTGCCTGTGTGTCTATCCTCCTAGCACTAGGCTTATGGGTGGGTACATGtggctatgcctggctttttattttacattttatttatttatttatttatttatttatttatttatttatttattgtgtgtgtgtgtgtgtgtgtgtgtgtgtgtgtgtcgaggaacaacttttaggagtttattttttttcttttgctgtgggttctggagatcaaaatAGGTCGTTGGGTTTAGTGGTGTCTTTATAGCCTCACTAGccttagttgtttttgtttgtttgtttgtttttagtgtaaATCctagggacttgaactcaggtcttgttTCCACAAGACttcttacccattgagccatttcccaagcccccctctttattttttattttttaattttcatttcaagaCAGTCTAAATTGCACAGGCAGgcattgaacttgtgatcctcttacctctgcttCTTGAAGAGCTGAGAGTACAGGCTGATGCCACCAAGGTCTGGTTTATACAGCGCCAAATCTGTACATTCCTCCTCATAGGTTTTctgattcatttttctctctctcgcCATCCCTGCTCTCCGTAGATTTTGCAAGGGGGAATACAGAAGACAGAAATGCTGGAACTGCTTTAGCAGAAGGTCTGGGGCAAGCTCTGGTACTCCTCTCTTACTCTCTGATGGGGGACAAGCCTTGTCACAGGGGCCCGAGGACACCACGGCTCTGCTCACACCTAGACATTATTCTCTTGTTTCCTAGAACCCAAGAAGACAACAGGAATGTCCTTGCCCTATCATCTTCCCGGGCCACAGCAGCTCCAACTGTGTCCCTAGGGACGGGGTGAGAATTTCAGAATTATCTATCCTAGGCTGTTTGCCGGGgcccagagaaaaagaaaggcaggggTGGCTAGTAACTGAGGACTAGTAACCTACCAGGTTAATTTAGGACCGGGACACGTCCAGAGGAGGCCTGAGACACAGCCTGCCCTCCAAGACACCTGGTCCCTTGtcgcttttcttttctttcactacCCTACCACATCATCCCAGGAGCTCCGGGTTCCCGTCTCTCCCCGGTGCTGCCATCCCTGCCACAGCCTTTGATGCTACTGACCTTGAATGTAGAATGAACTTCTGAAGTTGGGGTTGGTGGTggatgcctataaccccagcactcgggaggttgaggcagggagagTACCAGAGCAaaggcagcctgggccacagagccaGGTCTGGCCTCAGCATATCagacaacaaacaagcaaacaaataaaagaaaacctcgATCTCCAGGGCTTGGATTGTAGTTCACTCGGTCAAATTTTTGCCTAATGTGCACAAATCCCTGGGTTTGAcactcagcactgcataaactgggcatgacATCCCAACAGTCAGGAGATggtggcaggaagatcagaagttcagggttatCCTGTAGGACCTAGGGGTTCAAGCCAgggatacataagaccctgtttaAAGAGACAAACCCCTCTGAAGCTCCAGAGACTCCTTTCTCTCTGCAGCAGCTAGTATACAGTTCAAAGTGCGGCCTCAGGCTACAGACCTGCCCTGGAATCCTGCTTGGCAGCCTCTTGGCTGCACATCTTGGGCAGCCTGTTTCCCTGTTGGTGAAACATCACAGAAACACTAGCAGCTCCCTTCCTGGCACAGTGAGGAAGACAATCGAGATGTGCAGCTGGGGCCTGGCTCTAAGGCTTGCCCTATGCCCTTTTCTGCCTTGCATTTTACCTCCTTGAATACAATACATTCTTCCAGTGTCAGAGGATTGTCAGGCCACTGGGAGACAGTGTGGGTGGCCAGACAGCCTCTGCCCTCAGGTACTTGCCCAGACTTTGGATAGAGACCCACCCTGTGGCAGGCTAGTGTTCCCATGACTGCTGCAGGATGTGGAGGAGGCAAAGGTGTGGAGTGGTCAGCAGAAGGTTTCCTGAAGCAGTGTCATCCAAAGACACTGCCTGATAGATGgcaggttttgtttatttatttattttgatacagggtctgtgtagccctggttgtcctggaactcactatgtagaacaggatggccttgaactcacagagatctgcctgcctctgcccctctgagtgctggaattaaaggtatacaccaccaggACCTGTAATATATGGCTGTTTTATTTTCACTATAGCTTTAAATGTTTGCttattgtgggctggagagatggccactCTTctggaagacccaagttcagttcccagcacccatatgacagctcataactgtaactccagttctaggggctccaacaccctcacacagacatacatgcagggaaaacaccaatgcacacaaaataaataaatcatctaAAAAAGATTTcttattgttatatttttcttctaaaggATGAGAAACCTGTCTGCCTTGTTCATCACAGTGTCTGGCACACCAATGGGCTAATGCATATTTGCTGAGTAAAGAAGGCTATGTTAGTATGTGGAGGCTAGGACAGGGAGCTGGCATGATGATGAGGGCAACAGAAAAGGTGTTTTAGGTAGAATACAAAGAGTAAAAAAGCCGaagcctggagaggtggaggagggaccCAGACACAGTGACAGAAATATGGAACATCGAGAAGTGAAGCAGAAAGGCAATCTCCATGACTGGGGACGTGACTAGGAAGCAAAGGGGGAACCACTTTGGTCAGGGGTGTGTCTAGtaaagcaagaaggaaggaaggagggagggaaagggacgGAGGAAAAAACAAAGGCAGTGGGGAGACAGATGGATAAAGAGGGAGCTGGCCATGGCGCCACATACCTGTAATGGAGACAGCCTTTAATGGGCTACAGGAAACTTAAACAACTATGTCCccaacagacacacaggaaggagccagAAGCTGAGAACCGTTGACAGTTACAGGAAACTAGTACCTGAGAGGTAACAGTAAGTAAAAGAGAGTGGTCTtcggctgagtggttaagagcactctgcttttgcagaggacccgttCAGTTCAGTTCCCGACACATGACTGCTCACCAttgcctataacttcagttccaaaggacccaccaccctcttctggcctctgtgcactctgcatgcacgtggtgcacagatgtacatacaaacaaaaaggttatacacacaaaataaaaataaataatagatgttttgtacgtgtgtgtgtgtgtgtgtgtgtgtgtgtgtgtgtgagtgtgtgtgtgtgtgtttaaagagataggatttctctgtgcagtcctggctgtccaggaactgattctgtagaccagattggcctcaagcACAGGGAtccgtttgcctctgcctcctgggtgctgggattaaaggcgtgtgccagcaccacctggctactaacaatgtttttaaaagtagagGGAACTAGTTAGAGGCTGGAGTCACCAGCTCAGGCCCAGCAGACAGGATATTAAATAGTGTCTGAATGGGAGGAGGAGTCGAGCATGCAGTTAGCCTTCTCGACTGCGTGTGCAGGTGGGACGAAAGCTGTCTCATTTCCCCTCCCATCTGCGGTAGGATGGTGTCGATTGGATGGTGTCGACTGGATGGTGTCGATTGGCTGTTTTGAGGAGCGCGCCAGAAACAGCCCAGGCGGACGAAGGACGCGTCGTGACGTCATTTCCGAGCTCGTTCCGTGCGGCCGCGTCCATCGCCGGAACTTCCGGCTGGTGAGGTCGTCTTCCTGACCTTGGACTCCCGCTGGTCCTTGTCCAGTCGTTCCGCGCCGTCATGTCTGCCCTGACGCCGCTGCTGCTGAGGGGCCTGACCGGCTCGGCCCGGCGGCTCATGGTGCCGCGCGCTCAGATCCACTCGAAGCCGCCGCGGGAGCAGCTCGGGGTCCTGGTGAGCGGGACGGACAGGGTGCTGGGGCGGCCTGCAGCTCTGGCTCGGGCCTGTCTGCAGGGCGTGGAGGGGACAGGTTGCTTGGATGCTCTTAAGCCCTAGCTAGGACTTTCCCCCAGTCCCTGGATCTCAGGTCAGCCCATCAGACTCTGCTTGGCTGTTTACTCGCTGCTCAGCCTCTAAGCCAGTTTACCTTTCCATTTTTTTGGTGGGGAATGCCTGATAACTGGCAGCGACGGTAATGGTTGTTgccgcattttttttttttttttttaaggaggggTGCAGGAGACCCACTAGGTCTTTGGGATTATCAGAAATGTAGGATAgctgttttcactttttaaacgttttttttaaattgagacggggtctcatgtagcccaggctggcctcgaacttgtagtcatatttgACCTTGAACTGATAATCCTGTCTGCAtctttttagtgctgggattacaggcatgtaccaccacttttggtttatgtggtgctggagatcaaacccaggactttctTAAAAGCTACATCCCTGTCCAggccccttcctttttttttttggagctttTCTATTCTAAGTGAGAGCGGTCCTGAatccaggcagctggtcactgAATTAGGCCTAGAACCAAAGCGTTGCCA
The sequence above is drawn from the Peromyscus leucopus breed LL Stock chromosome 1, UCI_PerLeu_2.1, whole genome shotgun sequence genome and encodes:
- the LOC114680703 gene encoding cytochrome c oxidase subunit 8A, mitochondrial is translated as MSALTPLLLRGLTGSARRLMVPRAQIHSKPPREQLGVLDVTVGLTSCFICCLLPAGWVLSHLESYKKRE